A region of Streptomyces sp. TG1A-60 DNA encodes the following proteins:
- a CDS encoding enoyl-CoA hydratase/isomerase family protein, with product MTLRTTTDRDSGVAVLTLDRPGKLNAIDLPTAEHLTSTWRELRFDDTVRAVVLTGAGDRAFCTGLDRDAATAVPQPNSPYTIEDPLLRIGPKTNDLWKPVIAAVNGMACGGAFYLLGESEFIVADPSAAFFDPHTTYGMVSAFESILMSQRMPYGEATRLALMGTAERMSARRAYEVGLVSEVTEPGEAVAAAVRCAEVIAGYPPEAVQGTVRACWSAREAARTHALAYAPHLVSLGNLPGERQAELFRGRRAGGFRIR from the coding sequence GTGACCCTGCGTACGACGACGGACAGGGACTCGGGCGTCGCAGTCCTCACCCTGGACCGGCCCGGGAAGCTCAACGCGATCGACCTGCCCACGGCCGAGCACCTCACCTCCACCTGGCGGGAGCTGAGGTTCGACGACACCGTACGGGCCGTCGTCCTGACCGGCGCCGGCGACCGCGCCTTCTGCACGGGCCTCGACCGGGACGCGGCGACGGCCGTACCGCAGCCGAACTCCCCGTACACGATCGAGGACCCCCTCCTCAGGATCGGCCCCAAGACGAACGACCTGTGGAAGCCGGTGATCGCGGCCGTCAACGGCATGGCCTGCGGCGGGGCCTTCTACCTCCTGGGCGAGTCGGAGTTCATCGTCGCCGACCCCTCCGCCGCCTTCTTCGACCCCCACACCACCTACGGCATGGTCAGCGCCTTCGAGTCGATCCTGATGTCCCAGCGGATGCCGTACGGTGAGGCCACGCGGCTGGCGCTGATGGGCACCGCCGAGCGGATGTCCGCGCGCCGGGCGTACGAGGTGGGGCTGGTGTCGGAGGTGACGGAACCCGGCGAGGCCGTCGCCGCCGCCGTGCGGTGCGCCGAGGTGATCGCCGGGTATCCGCCGGAGGCCGTCCAGGGCACGGTCCGGGCCTGCTGGTCCGCCCGGGAGGCGGCGCGGACGCACGCCCTCGCGTACGCCCCGCACCTCGTCTCGTTGGGCAACCTGCCGGGGGAACGGCAGGCGGAGCTGTTCAGGGGGCGGCGGGCGGGCGGGTTCCGCATTCGCTGA
- a CDS encoding acyl-CoA dehydrogenase family protein, giving the protein MDARFTAEQEDVRRTVRELLLKRCGPEEVRAAVRTGDGYDGGLWAALSEQLGLPGLALPEAFGGVGCSVTELALAAEELGRALAPSPLLSTSVLVAPLVLALGTERQRADLLPRLASGRLTAALAVPGTALATALALTGDNRGEWAGGGRAGGVQARRAGDGWRLYGEAGQVLDGHSAGLLVVAAHAGGFARSRTLLFLVRKGAGAGAGLVRVRQTSVDATRSFARLELRHVEGELLGSDDNVDVLSALADVGDSAAAVLAAEAVGAADRALERTVAYVRQREQFGRPIGSFQAVKHRLADVYVRVLAARSAAYYAAWAAAAGPRAEGGEGGERVGGLALAQALEALRIAAGEGIQLHGGIGFTWEHEAHLYFKRAAGDELLFGPVHRLRGRAADSAGVLTVDGRGGQREVRG; this is encoded by the coding sequence ATGGATGCCCGCTTCACCGCCGAGCAGGAGGATGTCCGGCGCACGGTACGGGAGTTGCTGCTCAAGCGCTGCGGTCCGGAGGAGGTCCGGGCGGCCGTGCGGACGGGGGATGGATACGACGGCGGGCTGTGGGCCGCCCTCTCCGAACAGCTCGGGCTGCCGGGGCTCGCCCTGCCCGAGGCGTTCGGCGGTGTCGGCTGCTCGGTGACTGAACTGGCGCTTGCGGCAGAGGAGTTGGGTCGGGCGCTGGCCCCCTCGCCGCTGCTGTCCACCTCCGTCCTCGTCGCCCCCCTGGTCCTCGCCCTCGGCACCGAGCGTCAGCGCGCCGACCTGCTGCCCCGCCTCGCCTCAGGCCGCCTCACCGCCGCCCTCGCCGTACCGGGCACCGCACTCGCCACCGCGCTGGCGCTCACCGGCGACAACCGGGGCGAGTGGGCCGGCGGGGGCCGGGCCGGCGGCGTCCAGGCGCGGCGCGCAGGGGACGGGTGGCGGCTGTACGGGGAGGCCGGGCAGGTCCTCGACGGGCACAGCGCGGGGCTGTTGGTCGTGGCCGCGCACGCCGGAGGGTTCGCCCGCTCGCGCACGCTGCTGTTTCTCGTGCGCAAGGGGGCGGGCGCCGGTGCGGGGCTCGTGCGGGTTCGGCAGACCTCCGTCGATGCGACGCGGTCGTTCGCCCGGCTCGAACTGCGGCATGTCGAGGGGGAGTTGCTGGGATCCGACGACAACGTCGATGTGCTGTCCGCCTTGGCCGACGTCGGGGACTCGGCCGCCGCCGTGCTCGCCGCGGAAGCCGTGGGCGCCGCCGACCGGGCGTTGGAGCGGACCGTCGCGTATGTGCGGCAGCGGGAGCAGTTCGGGCGGCCGATCGGGTCGTTCCAGGCGGTGAAGCACCGGCTCGCGGACGTGTACGTACGCGTGCTCGCGGCCCGGTCGGCGGCGTACTACGCGGCCTGGGCTGCTGCCGCCGGACCGCGCGCCGAGGGCGGCGAGGGCGGCGAGCGGGTGGGCGGGCTGGCGCTCGCCCAGGCCCTGGAGGCGTTGCGGATCGCCGCCGGGGAGGGCATCCAGTTGCACGGCGGGATCGGTTTCACCTGGGAGCACGAGGCGCACCTGTACTTCAAGCGGGCCGCGGGCGACGAACTGCTCTTCGGGCCCGTGCACCGGCTGCGCGGGCGGGCGGCCGACTCGGCGGGGGTCCTCACGGTCGACGGGCGGGGCGGGCAGCGGGAGGTGCGGGGCTGA
- a CDS encoding OB-fold domain-containing protein, translated as MSGGGGGGGGAARFDLPEADAFTRTYWDAAADGRLLLRRCGATDCGRAHHCPREFCPYCWSEDVRWEEASGRATLYTWSVVHRNDLPPFGERTPYVAAVVDLVEGPRMMSEVVECAEADLRVGMGLDVVFREAGDFVVPVFRARS; from the coding sequence ATGAGCGGCGGCGGCGGCGGTGGCGGCGGCGCCGCGCGGTTCGACCTTCCGGAGGCCGACGCGTTCACCCGTACGTACTGGGACGCTGCCGCCGACGGCCGGTTGCTCCTGCGGCGCTGCGGGGCGACGGACTGCGGGCGCGCTCATCACTGTCCGCGCGAGTTCTGCCCGTACTGCTGGAGCGAGGACGTGCGGTGGGAGGAGGCCTCCGGGCGCGCCACGCTCTACACCTGGTCCGTCGTCCACCGGAACGATCTGCCGCCGTTCGGGGAGCGGACGCCGTACGTCGCCGCCGTCGTCGATCTCGTCGAGGGGCCGCGCATGATGAGCGAAGTCGTGGAGTGCGCGGAGGCGGACCTGCGCGTGGGGATGGGGTTGGACGTGGTGTTCCGGGAGGCCGGGGACTTCGTGGTGCCCGTGTTTCGCGCGCGGTCGTGA
- a CDS encoding class I SAM-dependent methyltransferase yields the protein MRDRHGSAPHENAPHDTARHQKAPHENADGGYAPVDDPDGYFGEAVAAHYDDTSADMFTPAAVEPVVELIAGLACGPGGEARALKFGVGTGRVALPLARRGVPVHGIDMSRAMVERMRAKPGGADIGVTIGDFATTRVDGSFTVAYLVFNTINNLTTQDAQVDCFRNAAAHLVPGGCFVIEVGVPDLRRLPPGQNAVPFHVGPERLGFDTYDVATQGTRSHHVMVVDGRTVYRSIPFRYAWPAELDLMARLAGMRLRDRWAGWNGEPFTNESTRHVSVWEKV from the coding sequence ATGCGAGATCGTCATGGCAGCGCACCTCACGAGAACGCACCTCACGACACCGCACGTCACCAGAAGGCACCTCACGAGAACGCGGATGGCGGGTACGCACCCGTCGACGACCCCGACGGGTACTTCGGTGAAGCCGTCGCCGCGCACTACGACGACACCTCCGCCGACATGTTCACCCCGGCCGCCGTGGAACCGGTCGTGGAGCTGATCGCCGGGCTCGCGTGCGGGCCGGGAGGGGAGGCTCGGGCGTTGAAGTTCGGGGTCGGCACGGGACGTGTCGCGCTGCCGCTCGCCCGTCGGGGCGTGCCGGTGCACGGCATCGACATGTCGCGGGCCATGGTGGAGCGGATGCGTGCCAAGCCGGGAGGCGCGGACATCGGTGTCACCATCGGGGACTTCGCCACCACGCGGGTGGACGGCAGTTTCACCGTCGCCTACCTCGTCTTCAACACGATCAACAATCTCACCACGCAGGACGCCCAGGTCGACTGCTTCCGCAACGCCGCCGCGCACCTGGTCCCCGGAGGCTGCTTCGTGATCGAGGTCGGCGTGCCGGACCTGCGGCGGCTGCCGCCGGGGCAGAACGCGGTGCCGTTCCACGTCGGCCCGGAGCGGTTGGGGTTCGACACGTACGACGTGGCGACGCAGGGGACGCGGTCGCACCACGTCATGGTCGTCGACGGGCGGACGGTGTACCGGTCGATTCCCTTCCGGTACGCCTGGCCGGCCGAGCTGGATCTGATGGCGCGTCTGGCCGGGATGCGGCTGCGGGACCGGTGGGCGGGGTGGAACGGCGAGCCGTTCACGAACGAGAGCACGCGGCACGTGTCCGTGTGGGAGAAAGTCTGA
- a CDS encoding PQQ-binding-like beta-propeller repeat protein → MVDQLTQHDPRRIGPFEVLGRLGAGGMGLVYLARSASGRRVAIKTVRTELAEDQLFRVRFTREVEAARAVSGFYTAAVVDADPRAAVPWLATAYVPAPSLEEIVNDCGPMPVQAVRWFAAGVAEALQSIHGAGLVHRDLKPSNVLVVEDGPRVIDFGIASGVSNTRLTMTNVAVGTPAYMSPEQAKDSRSVTGASDVFSLGSMLVFAATGHAPFHGANPVETVFMLLREGPDLSGLPDELRPLIESCMQMDPTARPNPADLQAQLAPHLFGSGSDDSGTASAWLPEKAVSLIETRRGGRPAPKQQSSGGRGGATGRPTAPVPPPPPSYDPAPVPPVSPGAPDTGPVRLAGGQVPIGPGPRVADARAAAVQAPPPEAGLAASWSRPRAGVNGADPAPAVPAPPAPEPAASGWRPWRFRMSNDVWGTPSVADDLVYVTSFEVHALDVATGRRRFKTRDVAWSMAVADGRVHASDGPTLFALDAREGADLWRLSTDAWVYSLKADRGTVVTATRGGGVQGWEASNGQKLWEVTGAQTDFESPEAGPVVQDGTVYVWKDARLCALEARTGDERWSYPVGDAASCGGVPVRLTPASDGYVYVAAGSRVLAVDVVGGHVRWHFEAPAVFLSAPTFAPGPAVTGGGVYLADYLGTVYALDATDGRDRWRIATESRSSLEPALVAAGHVHVGSGKGLYTLDAVTGTPKWRFQAGGEIVGAPSVAEGRIHFGSTDHLLYTLKADDGRLRWKLATGGEITGSPVVKDGVVYACSKDRCVYALDAEKGTGTARTT, encoded by the coding sequence GTGGTGGATCAGCTGACGCAGCACGATCCGCGGCGGATCGGGCCGTTCGAGGTGCTGGGACGGCTGGGTGCCGGTGGCATGGGGCTGGTCTATCTGGCGCGCTCGGCGTCGGGTCGGCGCGTGGCGATCAAGACGGTGCGGACGGAGCTGGCGGAGGACCAGCTCTTCCGGGTCCGTTTCACCCGCGAGGTCGAGGCGGCCCGCGCGGTGTCCGGTTTCTACACGGCCGCCGTGGTCGACGCCGACCCCCGTGCCGCCGTGCCGTGGCTGGCGACCGCGTACGTCCCCGCGCCCTCGCTCGAAGAGATAGTGAACGACTGTGGGCCGATGCCGGTCCAGGCCGTCCGCTGGTTCGCGGCGGGCGTGGCCGAGGCCCTGCAGTCCATCCACGGCGCCGGACTCGTGCACCGGGATCTGAAGCCCTCCAACGTCCTCGTCGTCGAGGACGGGCCGCGTGTGATCGACTTCGGTATCGCGTCCGGCGTTTCGAACACACGTTTGACGATGACGAACGTGGCCGTCGGTACGCCCGCGTACATGTCGCCCGAGCAGGCGAAGGACTCGCGGAGCGTGACCGGTGCGAGCGACGTCTTCTCGCTCGGCTCGATGCTCGTGTTCGCGGCCACCGGGCACGCACCGTTCCACGGGGCCAATCCCGTCGAGACCGTCTTCATGCTGCTGCGTGAGGGACCGGACCTCTCCGGCCTCCCGGACGAGCTGCGCCCCCTCATCGAGTCCTGTATGCAGATGGACCCGACCGCCCGCCCCAACCCCGCCGACCTCCAGGCCCAGCTCGCGCCCCACCTCTTCGGCTCCGGTTCGGACGACAGCGGTACGGCGTCGGCGTGGCTGCCCGAGAAGGCGGTGAGCCTGATCGAGACCCGCCGCGGCGGACGCCCGGCGCCCAAGCAGCAGAGCTCCGGCGGACGCGGCGGCGCCACCGGCCGCCCGACGGCCCCCGTACCGCCGCCCCCGCCCTCCTACGACCCCGCGCCGGTGCCGCCCGTCTCCCCCGGCGCCCCCGACACCGGGCCGGTGCGGCTCGCCGGGGGCCAGGTGCCGATCGGACCCGGGCCCCGCGTCGCCGACGCCCGCGCCGCCGCCGTGCAGGCGCCCCCTCCGGAGGCGGGCCTCGCCGCGTCCTGGTCTCGGCCGCGCGCCGGCGTGAACGGCGCGGACCCCGCGCCCGCCGTGCCCGCCCCGCCCGCCCCCGAACCGGCCGCCTCCGGCTGGCGCCCCTGGCGGTTCCGCATGTCGAACGACGTCTGGGGTACCCCGTCCGTCGCCGACGACCTCGTCTACGTCACCTCCTTCGAGGTCCACGCCCTGGACGTGGCCACCGGCAGGCGCCGCTTCAAGACCCGGGACGTCGCCTGGTCGATGGCGGTCGCGGACGGCCGTGTCCACGCCTCCGACGGCCCGACCCTCTTCGCGCTCGACGCACGCGAGGGCGCCGACCTGTGGCGGCTGTCCACGGACGCCTGGGTGTACTCCCTGAAGGCCGACCGGGGCACCGTGGTCACCGCGACCAGAGGCGGCGGCGTACAGGGCTGGGAGGCGTCCAACGGGCAGAAGCTCTGGGAGGTGACCGGCGCCCAGACCGACTTCGAGTCCCCCGAGGCGGGCCCCGTGGTCCAGGACGGCACGGTGTACGTCTGGAAGGACGCCCGGCTGTGCGCCCTGGAGGCCCGCACGGGTGACGAGCGCTGGTCGTACCCCGTCGGCGACGCGGCCTCGTGCGGCGGAGTCCCGGTACGGCTGACGCCCGCCTCGGACGGATACGTGTACGTCGCCGCCGGGAGCCGCGTCCTCGCCGTCGACGTGGTCGGCGGGCACGTGCGCTGGCACTTCGAGGCGCCCGCCGTCTTCCTCTCCGCGCCCACGTTCGCGCCGGGGCCGGCGGTCACCGGTGGCGGTGTCTACCTCGCCGACTACCTCGGCACGGTCTACGCCCTCGACGCCACCGACGGCCGTGACCGCTGGCGCATCGCCACCGAGTCCCGCTCCTCCCTGGAGCCGGCCCTCGTGGCGGCCGGGCACGTCCATGTCGGCAGCGGCAAGGGGCTCTACACCCTCGACGCGGTCACGGGGACGCCGAAGTGGCGGTTCCAGGCGGGCGGCGAGATCGTGGGGGCGCCGTCGGTGGCGGAGGGACGGATCCACTTCGGCTCCACCGACCACCTGCTCTACACCCTGAAGGCCGACGACGGCCGGCTGCGGTGGAAGCTCGCGACGGGCGGCGAGATCACCGGCTCGCCCGTGGTCAAGGACGGCGTGGTGTACGCGTGCAGCAAGGACCGGTGCGTGTACGCGCTGGACGCGGAGAAGGGGACGGGGACGGCGCGGACGACGTAG
- a CDS encoding DUF397 domain-containing protein produces the protein MRRDRPLSTGGRAVRDSKNPHGPLLHLAPDGWPAFLAGVRGGTPGR, from the coding sequence CTGCGTCGAGATCGCCCCCTCTCCACCGGCGGCCGGGCCGTCCGCGACAGCAAGAACCCCCACGGCCCCCTCCTCCACCTCGCCCCCGACGGCTGGCCCGCCTTCCTGGCCGGGGTCAGGGGCGGCACGCCCGGGCGGTAG
- a CDS encoding pyridoxamine 5'-phosphate oxidase family protein, which produces MALSRKEREEFLAEAHVAALAVDAGEGRAPLTVPIWYQYEPGGEIWVMTGQDTRKNRLIQAAGRFTLMIDRLEPTIRYVSVEGPVIDTAPATLDHLREISARYLPAERVDGYIDFATKNHGEQVVIRMRPERWVSSDLGTA; this is translated from the coding sequence ATGGCACTGTCCCGCAAGGAGCGCGAGGAGTTTCTGGCCGAGGCGCACGTGGCCGCGCTGGCCGTGGACGCCGGGGAGGGGAGGGCGCCGCTGACGGTGCCGATCTGGTACCAGTACGAACCCGGCGGCGAGATCTGGGTCATGACCGGTCAGGACACCCGCAAGAACCGGCTCATCCAGGCCGCCGGCCGCTTCACCCTGATGATCGACCGCCTCGAACCCACCATCCGCTACGTCTCCGTCGAGGGCCCCGTCATCGACACGGCCCCCGCCACCCTCGACCACCTGCGCGAGATCTCCGCCCGCTACCTCCCGGCCGAAAGGGTCGACGGCTACATCGACTTCGCCACGAAGAACCACGGCGAGCAGGTCGTCATCCGTATGCGCCCCGAGAGGTGGGTCTCGTCCGACCTCGGCACGGCGTGA
- a CDS encoding VOC family protein, producing MADETGAVADTEAAAGEGTADGTGAAAYPEGVPCWVDVQLPDVEAGKRFYGELFGWTFKVAPGDGAHELWAYSSGATTTPEATGSPKAAGSPGDPAASAPVAALAPKPDGRLPTVWTLHFATPDAAALTARITAAGGRVITPPTRIGTLGTAVLATDPEGAVFGLWQAGTHHGFGRRHEPGTFTWAELYTRDTKAANAFYAHLFHDALFGPGAVPDVGRAALTDVFPEVMPPHFLVHFGTADCEAALGTVSRLGGRVQVPLFDTSYGHVAVVTDNQGASFALLERSDGNGWQEVSREADPAEQRPDDLRQRGDDEGEDAR from the coding sequence ATGGCCGATGAGACGGGAGCCGTCGCCGATACGGAAGCCGCTGCCGGTGAGGGAACTGCTGACGGTACGGGAGCCGCCGCGTACCCCGAGGGTGTCCCCTGCTGGGTGGACGTCCAGCTGCCCGACGTGGAGGCGGGCAAGCGGTTCTACGGCGAACTCTTCGGATGGACCTTCAAGGTGGCGCCCGGAGACGGCGCGCACGAACTCTGGGCGTACTCCTCGGGCGCCACCACCACCCCCGAGGCCACCGGAAGCCCCAAGGCCGCAGGAAGCCCCGGCGACCCTGCCGCCTCCGCCCCCGTCGCCGCCCTGGCCCCCAAACCCGACGGCCGCCTCCCCACCGTCTGGACCCTGCACTTCGCGACCCCGGACGCCGCCGCCCTCACCGCCCGGATCACGGCGGCCGGCGGCCGGGTGATCACGCCGCCCACCCGGATCGGCACGCTCGGCACGGCCGTGCTCGCCACCGACCCGGAGGGCGCCGTCTTCGGCCTCTGGCAGGCCGGCACGCACCACGGTTTCGGGCGGCGCCACGAACCCGGCACGTTCACCTGGGCCGAGCTGTACACCCGGGACACCAAGGCGGCCAACGCCTTCTACGCGCACCTCTTCCACGACGCGCTCTTCGGCCCCGGCGCGGTCCCGGACGTCGGCAGGGCCGCGCTCACGGACGTCTTCCCGGAGGTGATGCCGCCGCACTTCCTCGTCCACTTCGGGACGGCGGACTGCGAGGCCGCGCTCGGGACCGTCAGCCGGCTCGGGGGCCGGGTGCAGGTGCCGCTGTTCGACACGTCGTACGGACATGTGGCGGTCGTCACGGACAATCAAGGAGCGTCGTTCGCGCTCCTTGAGCGGAGCGACGGAAACGGCTGGCAGGAGGTGTCGCGGGAGGCGGACCCGGCGGAGCAGCGCCCGGACGACCTGCGGCAGCGGGGGGACGACGAGGGCGAGGACGCACGCTGA
- a CDS encoding pyridoxal 5'-phosphate synthase has protein sequence MIEPPSRPQPSSRPDAPRSRSSEFVRTLRTLRVWDPQVSALPLFDPGAAPADPSALFTEWFGQVVAAGEVEPHTMSLATADTEGRPDVRTVMMHDVDARGWHFASHAGSRKGRHLAARPYAALGFYWPLLGRQVRVRGRVTVEPAEVAHADLHARSTGALAAALVGRQSEVLSSYEELERTSEAAWARAEREPDVAVPSWTAYVVEPDEVEFFQGDARRRHVRLTYRRQGERWVTELLWP, from the coding sequence ATGATCGAGCCGCCTTCCCGCCCTCAGCCCTCCTCCCGCCCCGACGCCCCCCGGAGCCGGTCGTCCGAGTTCGTGCGGACCCTGCGGACTCTGCGGGTGTGGGATCCGCAGGTCAGCGCGTTGCCGCTGTTCGACCCGGGGGCCGCGCCCGCCGATCCGTCGGCGCTGTTCACGGAGTGGTTCGGTCAGGTGGTGGCGGCCGGGGAGGTGGAGCCGCACACGATGTCGCTGGCGACGGCGGACACGGAGGGGCGGCCGGACGTCCGTACGGTGATGATGCACGACGTGGACGCACGGGGCTGGCACTTCGCCTCCCACGCGGGCAGCCGCAAGGGACGGCACCTGGCCGCCCGCCCGTACGCCGCGCTCGGCTTCTACTGGCCCCTCCTCGGCCGCCAGGTACGGGTGCGCGGCCGGGTCACGGTCGAGCCCGCCGAGGTCGCCCACGCCGATCTGCACGCCCGCTCGACGGGCGCGCTGGCCGCCGCCCTCGTGGGCCGCCAGAGCGAAGTCCTGTCCTCGTACGAGGAGTTGGAGCGCACGTCGGAGGCCGCCTGGGCACGGGCCGAACGGGAGCCGGACGTGGCCGTGCCGTCCTGGACGGCGTACGTCGTGGAGCCGGACGAGGTGGAGTTCTTCCAGGGAGACGCGCGGCGCCGACACGTACGGCTCACCTACCGGCGGCAGGGGGAGCGCTGGGTCACCGAGTTGCTGTGGCCCTAG
- a CDS encoding TetR family transcriptional regulator, which translates to MTGQVRTVDGRVAGRRGQATRQKLLDCLSEMLSSSPYRDVKVIDVARKAGTSPATFYQYFPDVEGAVLEIAEHMAAEGATLTRLLEGRSWTGKSGWQTAQELVDGFLEFWRKNDAILRVVDLGAAEGDKRFYKIRMKILNSVTNSLAQTVSELQAKGRVDKDVSPAALAGSLVAMLASVSSHQKGFQSWGVKQAELKPNLALLVHLGITGRKPMK; encoded by the coding sequence ATGACAGGACAAGTGCGTACCGTCGACGGCCGCGTGGCCGGCCGACGAGGGCAGGCGACCCGGCAGAAGCTGCTCGACTGCCTCAGCGAGATGCTCAGCTCGTCGCCCTACAGGGACGTCAAAGTCATTGATGTCGCCCGGAAGGCGGGGACTTCACCGGCCACCTTCTACCAGTACTTCCCGGACGTCGAAGGCGCCGTCCTGGAGATCGCCGAGCACATGGCGGCCGAGGGGGCCACGTTGACGAGGCTCCTCGAAGGCCGCTCCTGGACCGGCAAGTCCGGCTGGCAGACCGCCCAGGAACTCGTGGACGGTTTCCTGGAGTTCTGGCGCAAGAACGACGCGATCCTCCGGGTCGTCGATCTGGGCGCCGCCGAGGGCGACAAACGCTTCTACAAGATCCGCATGAAGATCCTGAACTCGGTGACCAACTCCCTCGCGCAGACGGTCTCCGAGCTCCAGGCCAAGGGCCGGGTCGACAAGGACGTCAGCCCGGCGGCCCTCGCAGGATCCCTCGTCGCCATGCTCGCCTCGGTCTCCTCGCACCAGAAGGGCTTCCAGAGCTGGGGTGTGAAGCAGGCCGAACTGAAGCCCAACCTGGCCTTGTTGGTCCATCTGGGCATAACCGGCAGGAAACCCATGAAGTAG
- a CDS encoding nitroreductase/quinone reductase family protein, giving the protein MVQSVKGMGVRLVQKVSSAPAFARVAPHVIPALDRAVHRVTRGRVLLSAQLLPGVVLTATGARSGMPRRTPLACMPEAGGASWILVGSNFGRPGHPAWSANLLARPDAEINWKGRDIPVTAHLLRGAERAAVWQELLSFWPPYSTYQARVDREIRVFRIVRR; this is encoded by the coding sequence ATGGTGCAGAGCGTGAAGGGCATGGGCGTGCGGTTGGTGCAGAAGGTGTCCTCGGCTCCGGCCTTCGCCCGGGTCGCACCGCATGTCATCCCGGCGCTGGACCGGGCCGTGCACCGGGTGACCAGGGGCCGGGTCCTCCTCAGCGCGCAGCTGCTTCCCGGCGTCGTCCTGACCGCGACCGGGGCGAGGAGCGGGATGCCGCGCCGTACACCGCTGGCCTGTATGCCGGAGGCGGGGGGCGCGAGCTGGATCCTGGTCGGCTCGAACTTCGGCCGCCCCGGCCACCCCGCGTGGAGCGCCAACCTGCTGGCCCGTCCCGACGCCGAGATCAACTGGAAGGGCCGGGACATCCCGGTCACCGCGCATCTGCTGCGGGGGGCGGAACGGGCGGCCGTATGGCAGGAGTTGCTGAGCTTCTGGCCGCCGTACTCGACGTATCAGGCACGGGTGGACCGGGAGATCCGGGTGTTCCGGATCGTACGGCGGTGA
- a CDS encoding DoxX family protein: MDTIWLSGAEWLAVLRIGLGLWWLESWRHKDKKTWFEGAGIAWAAGVAGNHRWEVVRRGFDVVVKPRPRTMAHVVAYAELALGLGLILGFLTPIALVGGLLLSVLYLVLMIHDWAEQGQNSMMALISVVGLFGMSWQTWSVDSALGLF, from the coding sequence ATGGACACGATCTGGCTCTCCGGTGCCGAATGGCTGGCTGTCCTTCGGATCGGTCTCGGGCTGTGGTGGCTGGAGAGTTGGCGGCACAAGGACAAGAAGACGTGGTTCGAGGGGGCCGGGATCGCGTGGGCGGCGGGGGTGGCCGGTAATCACCGGTGGGAGGTGGTGCGACGTGGGTTCGACGTGGTGGTCAAGCCTCGGCCGCGGACCATGGCCCACGTCGTCGCGTACGCCGAACTCGCCCTCGGCCTCGGCCTGATCCTCGGGTTCCTGACGCCGATCGCGCTGGTCGGCGGGCTGTTGCTCAGTGTGCTCTACCTCGTGCTGATGATCCACGACTGGGCCGAGCAGGGGCAGAACTCGATGATGGCGCTCATCTCGGTGGTGGGGCTGTTCGGCATGTCCTGGCAGACGTGGTCGGTCGACAGCGCGCTGGGGTTGTTCTGA